One genomic window of Pseudomonadales bacterium includes the following:
- a CDS encoding response regulator: SLLLIFFILAAILAWRLSQNLYHDIRKINKGLSQIAKGNHALKPANIRTHEMRQLAENVHQAALAIRHEFDDMRHSVELTTSDLKQTIETIEIQNIELSLAKKSATDASQIKSDFLANTSHEIRTPLNGLIGFTKLLQRTQLNPQQADYVETIQQSSEGLLAIINDILDFSKIEAGKLELDKSPFNLRQVFEDVLTLFAPQAYDKGIEFALMIYQDVPLHLVGDPLRLKQIISNLVSNAIKFTPSGTVAIRVSLESETDSETQLSVTISDTGIGMHQDQQQQLFEAFSQASSSISREYGGTGLGLSIVKNLISQMHGDIHVESKPNQGTTFSFNILLQKADSQHQSDYQPWPNEAVILFETHSLLSLSTRHLLEEFGLKVSCFDQLDAFHHYLSEHSNGIVLYSIKADADINHELAQLERLANYPLQQVLVLTPIHQQIEQFISLHANFQLCLKPLVQQRLQRSLQAVFNEHSDYAMHTEEQSSKLQGINILIADDQPANLKLLHILLRDLGANVAAATNGEEAIQIAHSQAFDIIFMDIQMPIIDGIKATEVIKSESSLNQQTPVVALTANMQLDEKKRLLKTHFAEYLTKPINEEALLQSIVQLCSKAENLAPLPAVDPDLCLKLANFKADLAIDMFDMFFHELTPSLESLGKMLVDNDYHAMQELSHKLHGACCYTGVPQFKQQCQTLENSLKAAASQQQLAQQFQQLQASADAIASWRDAHSLQAALSQLSA; this comes from the coding sequence CAGCCTGCTGCTGATCTTCTTTATACTCGCCGCGATATTAGCCTGGCGTTTAAGCCAAAACCTATATCATGATATTCGCAAAATTAACAAGGGTTTAAGCCAAATTGCCAAAGGCAATCATGCACTAAAACCGGCGAACATCCGCACCCATGAAATGCGCCAGTTGGCAGAGAATGTGCATCAAGCAGCACTGGCTATTCGGCATGAGTTTGATGATATGCGCCATAGCGTTGAACTTACCACCAGTGACTTGAAACAAACCATTGAAACCATTGAGATTCAAAATATCGAGCTATCGCTGGCAAAAAAATCCGCTACCGATGCATCTCAAATTAAATCTGATTTTTTAGCCAATACCAGCCATGAAATTCGCACACCACTCAATGGACTGATCGGCTTCACCAAATTATTACAGCGTACGCAGCTGAATCCGCAGCAGGCCGATTATGTTGAAACGATTCAACAAAGCTCTGAGGGCTTATTGGCAATCATCAATGATATCTTAGATTTTTCAAAAATTGAGGCTGGCAAATTAGAGCTCGATAAATCGCCATTTAATCTGCGGCAGGTGTTTGAAGATGTACTGACTTTATTCGCACCGCAGGCCTATGACAAGGGCATTGAGTTTGCCTTGATGATCTACCAAGATGTGCCCTTACATTTAGTCGGTGACCCACTCAGACTAAAACAGATTATCTCTAATCTAGTCAGCAACGCAATTAAGTTCACCCCGTCGGGCACCGTTGCCATTAGAGTATCGTTAGAATCTGAGACTGATAGTGAAACTCAGCTCTCCGTAACGATCAGCGACACCGGCATCGGCATGCATCAAGACCAACAGCAACAGCTATTTGAGGCATTTTCACAAGCCAGCTCATCGATTAGTCGAGAGTATGGCGGCACCGGTCTTGGCTTATCGATTGTCAAAAATCTGATCAGTCAAATGCATGGTGATATTCATGTTGAGTCAAAGCCTAACCAAGGCACAACCTTTTCATTCAATATATTATTGCAAAAAGCCGACTCGCAGCATCAAAGCGACTACCAGCCCTGGCCAAATGAGGCTGTCATATTATTTGAAACACATTCTTTGCTTAGCCTGTCTACTCGTCACTTACTGGAAGAGTTTGGCCTGAAAGTCAGCTGCTTTGATCAACTAGATGCATTTCATCATTATTTATCTGAGCACTCTAACGGCATTGTGTTGTACAGCATTAAAGCCGACGCCGATATCAATCATGAGTTAGCGCAGCTTGAACGACTAGCTAACTATCCGCTTCAACAGGTATTGGTTTTAACGCCTATTCATCAGCAAATAGAGCAGTTTATTAGCCTACACGCAAACTTTCAGCTGTGTTTAAAACCGCTAGTACAACAGCGTTTGCAGCGCTCTTTGCAAGCGGTATTTAACGAGCATAGCGACTATGCGATGCATACTGAAGAGCAATCTTCCAAACTGCAAGGCATTAATATTTTAATCGCCGATGATCAACCGGCTAACTTAAAGTTATTGCATATTTTACTGCGTGACCTCGGCGCCAATGTGGCCGCCGCGACAAATGGTGAAGAGGCGATCCAAATTGCCCATAGTCAGGCATTTGACATTATTTTTATGGATATTCAAATGCCAATCATCGACGGTATAAAAGCTACTGAGGTGATCAAAAGTGAGTCAAGCCTGAATCAGCAAACCCCGGTTGTCGCTCTCACGGCTAATATGCAATTGGATGAGAAAAAACGTCTGTTAAAAACTCACTTCGCTGAGTATTTAACCAAGCCCATTAATGAAGAGGCGCTTCTGCAGAGCATCGTGCAGTTGTGCAGTAAAGCTGAAAACCTTGCCCCACTCCCCGCGGTTGACCCTGATTTGTGCTTAAAATTGGCAAACTTCAAAGCCGATTTGGCGATAGATATGTTTGATATGTTTTTTCATGAGCTAACGCCGTCTCTTGAATCTTTAGGCAAGATGTTAGTAGACAACGATTATCACGCGATGCAGGAACTCAGTCATAAACTGCATGGCGCTTGCTGCTATACCGGTGTGCCGCAGTTTAAACAACAGTGTCAGACCCTTGAAAATTCACTAAAAGCCGCTGCTAGTCAGCAACAGTTAGCACAGCAATTTCAGCAGCTGCAGGCTAGCGCCGATGCTATTGCTAGCTGGCGTGACGCCCATTCATTGCAAGCCGCATTAAGCCAGCTTTCCGCTTAG
- a CDS encoding DNA repair protein RecO C-terminal domain-containing protein produces MKSKTHLTQAYLIQLTAVKEHDAVAQCFTHDFGLLSFYCSNLYPAKRQKSSTSSAKSIAKAETTLAQLQPACLLEISFRSSRHSSLAKPLEIQRLSVTPPLDAEQLALLSYLHELLRLFKPESDDTQQGLFLRYQQCLVSLFESTSNLLAMRRFEALLLRQAGWPINLQLDINGQPLQRESPYCVTPAGLHPASAQDDQQAVFSGAAITAFVAADIASQHQAAAKRLFQICFQLLFPTVRLKSRVYLQQLIQYRQG; encoded by the coding sequence GTGAAATCTAAAACGCATCTGACTCAGGCCTATTTAATACAGTTAACCGCCGTTAAAGAGCACGATGCTGTAGCGCAGTGCTTTACCCATGATTTTGGCTTGCTCAGTTTTTACTGCAGCAATCTATACCCCGCCAAGCGCCAAAAATCCTCTACATCATCAGCAAAATCAATAGCAAAAGCAGAAACAACGCTGGCACAGCTACAGCCGGCCTGTTTACTTGAAATCAGCTTTCGCAGCAGTCGACATAGCAGCTTAGCCAAACCCTTAGAGATACAGCGGCTCAGTGTGACGCCGCCGTTAGATGCAGAGCAATTAGCCTTATTGTCCTATCTACATGAGCTACTGCGTTTATTTAAGCCTGAGTCAGATGACACGCAGCAGGGTTTATTTTTACGCTACCAGCAATGTTTAGTCAGCCTGTTCGAATCCACGTCAAATCTGCTTGCAATGCGCCGATTCGAGGCCTTGCTGCTAAGGCAGGCAGGCTGGCCGATCAATTTACAGCTTGATATAAATGGCCAGCCGCTGCAGCGCGAAAGCCCCTATTGCGTTACTCCTGCAGGTTTACATCCTGCATCAGCGCAGGATGATCAGCAGGCTGTCTTTAGCGGTGCAGCCATTACTGCATTTGTGGCAGCAGACATAGCTTCTCAGCATCAGGCGGCTGCTAAACGGCTATTTCAGATCTGCTTTCAGCTATTGTTTCCGACGGTGCGCTTAAAAAGCCGTGTATATTTACAGCAGCTGATCCAATATCGTCAAGGTTAG